In a genomic window of Gadus macrocephalus chromosome 9, ASM3116895v1:
- the cimap1b gene encoding ciliary microtubule associated protein 1B codes for MPDGEPWVGSWRPHKPRGPIAALYGSPGPKYALPGLIGIDNHDPCRLKAPVFSFGTRHGLIGADCSPGPRYLVPANITRVGRSGTPAYSLYGRHKEPMRFDIPGPGQYSPEKAGRSLYYSAPAFSLTGRSKDFNNDKTPGPAAYMLPSVLGPGTVCKTAAPNCGRSKVGSFHEDLQKVSPCYCLEIPPAPGTYKAVDPSFFKYKPPQYSMTGRNSMSGDNTKKPGPGAHRPEKVTCTRITAPSFSFGVHHSQFTLPLIINVAE; via the exons ATGCCTGACGGTGAGCCTTGGGTTGGCTCCTGGAGGCCCCACAAGCCCAGAGGACCCATAGCCGCTCTCTATGGGAGCCCAGGGCCCAAATATGCCCTACCTGGACTCATCG GTATTGATAACCATGACCCCTGCAGACTGAAAGCGCCAGTGTTTAGTTTTGGAACGCGCCACGGGCTGATCGGCGCAGACTGCTCCCCAGGACCCAGGTACCTGGTCCCCGCCAACATCACCAGGGTGGGCCGGTCTGGAACCCCAGCCTACTCTCTGTACGGGCGCCACAAGGAACCCATGCGCTTCGATATCCCTGGTCCAG GTCAATACTCACCCGAAAAGGCTGGAAGGTCACTCTACTACTCTGCGCCAGCTTTCTCTCTGACTGGCAGGAGCAAGGACTTCAACAATGACAAGACGCCTG GCCCTGCTGCATACATGCTGCCCTCTGTGCTGGGCCCCGGGACAGTCTGCAAGACAGCAGCCCCCAACTGTGGACGCAGCAAGGTCGGCAGCTTCCATGAAGACCTGCAGAAAGTGAGTCCATGTTATTGCTTAGAAAT ACCCCCGGCCCCTGGGACCTATAAGGCAGTGGACCCTTCCTTCTTCAAATACAAACCTCCTCAGTATAGCATGACGGGACGGAACAGCATGTCTGGGGACAACACCAAGAAACCAGGCCCTGGAGCGCATCGGCCCGAGAAG GTGACCTGCACCAGAATTACTGCTCCCAGCTTCTCCTTTGGAGTGCATCATTCCCAGTTCACACTACCTCTGATCATCAATGTTGCTGAGTAG
- the dnajc24 gene encoding dnaJ homolog subfamily C member 24 isoform X1: MSQGMSEQSPPKDLYAVLGAEPSDSPQQLKDRYKQLALKHHPDRLRGLCASAAEASLKRFLEAEQAWRILGNQEARSQYDLHRKDIDLQQAWPVDSMISQDDMILNPDDKSYTYACRCGGEFLLPEEELSDEMASKQGIQGAEVCCDTCSLSVCVTKS, from the exons ATGAGTCAAG GGATGTCTGAGCAATCGCCTCCCAAGGACCTGTATGCAGTGTTGGGAGCCGAGCCCTCGGACTCACCACAACAATTAAAAGATAGATACAAGCAGCTTGCCTTGAAG CACCACCCGGACCGTCTGCGAGGGCTGTGTGCCTCGGCGGCGGAGGCCTCCCTGAAGAGGTTCCTGGAAGCAGAACAGGCCTGGAGGATCCTTGGAAACCAGGAGGCCAGGAGTCAATATGACCTGCACAGAAAAG ACATTGATTTGCAACAGGCCTGGCCAGTGGATTCCATGATTTCTCAAGACGACATGATATTGAATCCAG ATGACAAATCATATACATATGCGTGTCGCTGTGGCGGTGAGTTCCTCCTCCCAGAAGAGGAGCTGAGTGATGAGATGGCATCGAAACAAGGGATTCAAGGAGCAGAGGTGTGCTGTGATACCTGCTCGCTGAGTGTATGTGTCACAAAGTCCTGA
- the LOC132465100 gene encoding ADP-ribosylation factor 4 has protein sequence MGLTISSLLSRFFGKKQMRILMVGLDAAGKTTILYKLKLGEIVTTIPTIGFNVETVEYKNICFTVWDVGGQDKIRPLWRHYFQNTQGLIFVVDSNDRERVAESNEELNKMLAEEELKDAVLLVFSNKQDLPNAMSVSELTDKLGLQNLRNRTWYVQAACATQGTGLYEGLDWLSNELSKQN, from the exons ATGGGTCTCACCATTTCGTCACTCTTAAGCCGATTTTTTGGCAAGAAACAAATGAGAATCCTAATGG TGGGGTTGGATGCTGCAGGAAAAACTACTATCTTGTACAAACTGAAGCTTGGAGAGATTGTGACCACCATCCCAACTATTG GTTTCAATGTGGAGACGGTTGAGTACAAGAACATCTGTTTCACTGTATGGGATGTGGGTGGCCAGGACAAGATCCGACCACTGTGGAGGCACTATTTCCAGAATACACAG GGCCTCATCTTTGTAGTGGACAGtaacgacagagagagagtggctgaATCTAACGAGGAACTGAATAAAATG tTGGCGGAGGAGGAGTTGAAAGATGCCGTTTTGCTGGTGTTTTCTAATAAGCAAGATCTTCCCAACGCCATGTCTGTCAGTGAACTCACAGATAAACTCGGCCTTCAGAACCTCCGCAACCGAACT TGGTACGTCCAGGCTGCCTGTGCTACCCAGGGCACTGGACTATACGAAGGGCTCGACTGGCTCTCCAATGAACTGTCCAAGCAGAACTGA
- the zgc:77752 gene encoding protein tyrosine phosphatase domain-containing protein 1 yields the protein MPDLNLPTPVPRPSYSQARENLVKAIPPRVLCLLVCGGVDCRYEGPACWRANQQAIRGLFSSWVTDDIVAMARPSSHLMEKFNIIEQFHRLNIKSIINMQQPGEHAHCGPPLDPGSGFTYSPQSFMENSIFFYNFGMPDFGVSSLVGIIDGVKVLAFAVKEGRVAVHCHAGLGRTGVLIACYLVYILRISPSEAVHYVRIKRPRSIQTRAQIQHVFDFARLLSTQLAQYPDLGCRHGAHFTLQHYLNRQALLLHGPEARTLRHTPKVVYLLCVCLSCLALGVPAPPEVHAELEKRAGLRTLGRAVRETLVSKQYLPLLKEGHRGSWLGSSGSISSWDEPVGFWERKRELLVNKRSYSDSDLTKITVNKDLELGPYCIPTLGRAREWCGRDLIRADLRPVSPSPSSRSAERQSNQKEKKQRSCIIPKPVSKPKNSSVPRSRCTAKNNPALPMFSSNVDLRRNRHKPGTSAARLVAKALANLDPLGETVLQRSALLQEELNSSECGWTLLVTESDPHVLSCMLWSWLEKLKDPVLSAGDVEKITSGANHTNPLAALRMPQRHTISCLLSCVGTVVSLCPHREDAVLQRLLKAVTRQPPEETANHAAVMKVFKESSRETFKSNVVPPQ from the exons ATGCCCGACCTGAATTTACCCACGCCTGTTCCGAGGCCTTCCTATTCCCAAGCTAGGGAGAACCTGGTGAAGGCCATCCCGCCGCGGGTACTCTGTCTGCTGGTCTGTGGGGGAGTGGACTGTCGCTATGAAGGCCCTGCCTGCTGGAGAGCCAACCAACAGGCCATACGAggcctcttctcctcctg GGTGACTGATGACATTGTTGCCATGGCGCGACCCTCCTCGCACCTTATGGAGAAGTTCAACATTATAGAGCAGTTCCATAG GTTGAACATCAAATCCATCATCAACATGCAGCAGCCCGGGGAGCATGCCCACTGTGGGCCTCCCCTGGACCCTGGGAGCGGCTTCACCTACTCTCCGCAGTCCTTCATGGAGAACAGCA TTTTCTTTTACAACTTTGGGATGCCAGATTTCGGTGTGTCATCTCTGGTGGGCATCATCGATGGCGTCAAAGTTTTGGCCTTTGCCGTGAAAGAGGGGCGGGTGGCTGTGCACTGTCATGCTGGTCTAGGGAGAACAG gggtCCTTATAGCCTGCTACCTGGTGTACATCCTGCGCATCAGTCCCAGCGAGGCGGTGCACTACGTGCGCATCAAACGGCCCCGCTCCATCCAGACCCGCGCTCAGATCCAGCACGTCTTTGACTTTGCCCGGCTGCTCAGCACCCAGCTGGCCCAGTACCCGGACCTCGGCTGCCGCCACGGGGCCCACTTCACCCTGCAGCACTACCTCAACCGCCAGGCCCTCCTGCTGCACGGGCCCGAGGCGCggaccctcagacacacacccaag GTGGTgtacctgctgtgtgtgtgtctgtcatgcCTGGCCCTGGGGGTCCCAGCCCCTCCGGAGGTCCACGCGGAGCTGGAGAAGAGGGCGGGGCTGCGCACCCTGGGCAGGGCAGTGAGGGAGACCCTGGTCAGCAAGCAGTACCTCCCCCTGCTGAAGGAGGGCCACAGGGGCTCCTGGCTGGGCTCCTCGGGGTCCATCTCCTCCTGGGATGAGCCAGTGGGATtctgggagaggaagagagagctgCTGGTGAACAAGAGAAGCTACAGTGATTCAGACCTGACCAAGATTACGGTCAACAAG GACTTAGAGCTGGGCCCCTACTGCATCCCTACACTGGGAAGAGCGAGAGAATGGTGTGGGCGCGACCTGATACGAGCTGATCTGAGACCAGTCAGTCCCAGCCCTTCCTCCCGTTCAGCAGAACGCCAAAGcaaccaaaaagaaaaaaaacagaggtCATGCATTATCCCAAAACCTGTCAGTAAGCCCAAAAACTCCAGTGTTCCTCGATCAAGATGCACGGCTAAAAACAACCCGGCACTGCCTATGTTCAGCTCCAACGTCGAT CTGCGTAGAAATCGTCACAAACCAGGCACTTCAGCGGCGCGTTTAGTCGCCAAGGCATTGGCCAATCTGGATCCTCTGGGGGAGACTGTTCTGCAACGGTCAGCTCTGCTGCAG GAGGAGCTGAACAGTAGTGAGTGTGGCTGGACTTTGTTGGTGACGGAGAGCGATCCACATGTTCTCAGCTGTATGCTGTGGTCCTGGCTTGAGAAACTCAAG GATCCTGTTTTGAGTGCCGGAGACGTGGAGAAGATAACCTCAGGAGCCAACCATACAAACCCACTTGCTGCCCTTCGGATG CCTCAGAGACATACCATCTCCTGTCTGTTGAGCTGTGTGGGAACAGTGGTCAGCTTGTGTCCACATAGAGAGGACGCAGTACTGCAGCGTCTGCTGAAAGCAGTTACTAGg CAACCCCCGGAGGAAACGGCAAATCATGCAGCGGTGATGAAGGTTTTTAAGGAAAGTTCCAGAGAAACTTTTAAAAGCAACGTTGTCCCTCCACAATGA
- the dnajc24 gene encoding dnaJ homolog subfamily C member 24 isoform X2 encodes MSQGMSEQSPPKDLYAVLGAEPSDSPQQLKDRYKQLALKHHPDRLRGLCASAAEASLKRFLEAEQAWRILGNQEARSQYDLHRKENVTWNAASTISLVVLLFCWHIFKSFLTQRSSLFLLIMSRQDVGSSITKVKCP; translated from the exons ATGAGTCAAG GGATGTCTGAGCAATCGCCTCCCAAGGACCTGTATGCAGTGTTGGGAGCCGAGCCCTCGGACTCACCACAACAATTAAAAGATAGATACAAGCAGCTTGCCTTGAAG CACCACCCGGACCGTCTGCGAGGGCTGTGTGCCTCGGCGGCGGAGGCCTCCCTGAAGAGGTTCCTGGAAGCAGAACAGGCCTGGAGGATCCTTGGAAACCAGGAGGCCAGGAGTCAATATGACCTGCACAGAAAAG AGAACGTAACATGGAATGCAGCTTCCACCATCAGTCTTGTTGTTCTGCTGTTCTGCTGGCACATTTTTAAGTCGTTCCTCACGCAACGTTCCTCATTGTTCTTGTTGATAATGTCCCGACAAGACGTTGGAAGTAGCATCACCAAAGTCAAATGTCCATGA